One window of Chamaesiphon minutus PCC 6605 genomic DNA carries:
- a CDS encoding AAA family ATPase, which translates to MRYKIVTTKNIISLSSGFQESQRREPGIPRMGLIYAPTGFGKSTAAAWLVNRERGIYVRAVSLWSPTTMLMAILAELSIPPPRFPAQMLQVIVEQMKLSQRPLFIDEADYLFHNPRMIDAARDIHDLAELPVWLIGSNKLEKLLARRKIVAGRISQWVNFKPCDLEDTQLLTKELCLVEVQADLLDRLHKASKGSIRLITVGLSRIESFARVQCWEKIDSQQWADRPFFFARQVDYNDD; encoded by the coding sequence ATGCGCTACAAAATTGTTACTACAAAAAATATTATCAGTTTATCCAGTGGCTTTCAAGAGTCCCAAAGACGCGAGCCAGGAATTCCTAGAATGGGATTAATCTATGCACCAACTGGTTTTGGCAAATCAACCGCCGCCGCTTGGCTGGTGAATCGGGAACGGGGAATTTATGTCCGAGCGGTGTCTTTATGGTCGCCGACGACGATGTTAATGGCGATTCTGGCAGAGCTATCGATCCCACCCCCGCGTTTCCCCGCTCAGATGTTACAAGTAATTGTGGAGCAGATGAAACTGAGTCAGCGTCCGTTATTTATCGATGAAGCTGATTATTTATTTCACAATCCCCGGATGATTGATGCGGCACGAGACATTCACGATCTAGCCGAACTTCCCGTCTGGCTGATTGGTTCCAATAAGTTGGAGAAATTACTCGCCCGACGCAAAATTGTGGCTGGTCGAATTTCGCAGTGGGTGAATTTTAAACCCTGCGATCTGGAAGACACCCAACTGTTAACTAAAGAACTTTGTTTAGTGGAAGTGCAAGCAGATTTACTCGATCGATTACACAAGGCTTCAAAGGGGAGTATTCGGCTGATTACGGTGGGATTGAGCCGGATTGAGTCATTTGCGAGGGTTCAATGTTGGGAAAAGATCGACTCTCAACAGTGGGCAGATCGTCCATTCTTTTTCGCTCGTCAAGTAGACTATAACGATGATTAA
- a CDS encoding transposase: protein MGHKVEHICRVYEQAPQRALTGEVTLSLDEMTGIQALERTMPNIPMKPGQCERVEFEYTRHGTQSLIASFDVATGRIALASVGATRTEADFAEHVTRSLAQYPTAAKYHLVMDCLNTHQSETLVRLVAGLETTPQELGVKGQSGILKSMETRAQFLADPNHRLVIHYTPKHCSWMNQIEIWFGILVRKLLRRGSFTSTNHLKARIHEFVDYFNITMAKPFKWTYKGKPLTS from the coding sequence TTGGGGCACAAAGTTGAACACATCTGTCGTGTCTACGAACAAGCACCCCAACGTGCGCTGACAGGAGAAGTCACCCTCAGCCTGGACGAAATGACTGGGATTCAAGCACTGGAGAGAACTATGCCAAATATTCCGATGAAACCAGGACAGTGCGAACGTGTAGAGTTTGAATATACTCGACACGGAACTCAATCATTAATTGCCAGTTTCGATGTGGCAACTGGTCGAATTGCGTTGGCCAGTGTGGGCGCAACTCGAACCGAAGCTGATTTCGCCGAGCATGTCACCCGTTCCTTAGCACAATATCCCACTGCCGCAAAATACCATTTGGTCATGGATTGTCTCAATACCCATCAATCCGAGACGCTGGTTAGGCTGGTGGCCGGATTAGAGACAACTCCACAGGAGCTGGGTGTTAAAGGTCAGTCGGGGATTTTGAAGTCAATGGAGACGCGAGCGCAATTTTTAGCCGACCCAAACCATCGGCTAGTGATTCATTACACGCCCAAACATTGTTCTTGGATGAATCAGATTGAGATCTGGTTTGGGATTCTAGTACGGAAATTGTTACGACGCGGTAGCTTTACCAGTACAAATCACTTGAAAGCCCGGATCCATGAGTTTGTGGACTACTTTAACATTACGATGGCCAAACCCTTCAAATGGACTTACAAGGGTAAACCTCTAACCTCTTAG
- a CDS encoding helix-turn-helix domain-containing protein, producing MPRLSAALITLNEVEQAELQQLLKRKKTPQQIALRAKIIVLAAQGKSHGEIAETLEISKDMSRLWRNRWLELKDRQLPAIERLMDAVRPGAPATFTLEQITQLYAIACAPPEQYGRPISQWTSRELAAELIKQGIVASISQRHVGRLLAEAELKPHQSSYWLHPPPTQNWGTKLNTSVVSTNKHPNVR from the coding sequence ATGCCAAGATTATCCGCTGCCCTAATTACACTCAATGAAGTAGAACAAGCCGAACTACAACAACTACTCAAGCGCAAGAAAACGCCACAACAAATCGCACTCCGAGCCAAAATCATCGTCTTGGCAGCCCAAGGGAAAAGTCACGGTGAGATTGCTGAGACATTAGAAATTAGCAAGGATATGAGTAGATTATGGCGAAACAGATGGTTGGAGTTGAAGGATCGACAACTGCCAGCCATCGAGCGGCTGATGGATGCCGTGCGACCAGGTGCGCCAGCCACCTTCACCCTCGAACAAATCACACAACTATACGCCATCGCATGTGCCCCGCCCGAACAGTACGGCCGTCCCATCAGTCAGTGGACGAGCAGAGAATTAGCCGCCGAACTGATAAAACAGGGCATCGTCGCATCGATTAGCCAGCGACATGTGGGCAGACTCCTAGCTGAAGCCGAACTCAAACCCCACCAGAGTAGTTACTGGTTGCATCCCCCCCCGACCCAGAATTGGGGCACAAAGTTGAACACATCTGTCGTGTCTACGAACAAGCACCCCAACGTGCGCTGA
- a CDS encoding Mu transposase C-terminal domain-containing protein, which produces MKQWYSAFELAGLPDLPALPNNVARKAKAEQWQSRQRTGRGGGREYAYNSLPQTAQTALIHNSGRIVDVNIEPSIGSPKVRPQVQQVKPTSEQRIDAWLAILRAYEHWCASNTFETVLDRDTAFVRAYNDRQLALVNWVYAYLPKLSRSTLKAKQKLRREAPTISALGGNYGHRRGTGRIDSDPDLPAAIETCLAAGGKHWGASQIYDILQFEFGLDPETCSLGQVRAWLRQFRSNRPQEWAMYMSPDRVKGTVSPAFGSRSQNVFRPNQVWEIDSMRVDIECKSERAGEIRLDRVFVIACIDIFTRRVMLKVSAQNNGEAVCLLIARAILKWGVPEQIRTDCGKEYLSRRVQRFLANLGVDTEDLRCLPGHPEQKPFVERFNRTFQHRDLVKNPFFVGHSVAERQSLRASSNRNCAGIELAMSVEDFQRWCDLWRLDYEQRPHGRAGIGLEGKSPLEVLAAAVDGGWVPHQIHNPRELDFLMMTAPGKEGTRQVGRQGISVCGRLYVAAELAGWIGKTVYVCFDPQQPRTIYVYGSDRLTKFVCQAVWREAADIDLADIANRARHLYEILLRSVSQIRKRGKTLLRKLASDPYLLVGKTAQELTEVFKSKLHDYPAIQAITAAITESEARSDVEPPTIELERYHQELKRLEAESEQQLLLQEQQQSRQYRVEELINRWQQQQTRPVLETSELELLMQHLSLPEGRGFLAAVTSTERRK; this is translated from the coding sequence ATGAAACAATGGTACTCAGCATTCGAGCTAGCAGGATTACCAGATCTACCAGCTTTGCCCAACAACGTTGCAAGAAAAGCCAAAGCCGAACAATGGCAGTCGCGGCAGCGAACGGGGCGCGGCGGCGGTCGAGAGTACGCTTACAATAGCTTGCCACAAACAGCTCAAACAGCATTGATTCATAACTCCGGTCGGATAGTCGATGTAAATATCGAGCCTTCAATCGGGAGTCCAAAGGTCAGACCTCAAGTACAGCAAGTCAAACCAACGAGCGAGCAACGGATCGATGCTTGGCTGGCAATTCTCAGAGCCTACGAACATTGGTGCGCTAGCAATACATTTGAGACGGTACTAGATCGAGATACAGCCTTCGTTCGAGCTTATAACGACCGACAATTAGCTCTAGTAAATTGGGTTTATGCGTACCTGCCCAAGCTCTCTCGCAGTACCCTTAAAGCCAAACAAAAGCTGCGTCGAGAAGCTCCTACCATCTCGGCACTCGGTGGCAACTACGGTCATCGTCGTGGCACTGGCAGAATTGACTCAGATCCAGACTTGCCAGCGGCGATTGAAACTTGTCTGGCTGCTGGTGGCAAGCATTGGGGTGCAAGCCAGATTTATGACATCTTGCAGTTTGAATTTGGGTTAGATCCTGAGACTTGTTCGCTCGGACAAGTACGAGCGTGGCTGAGGCAATTCCGCTCCAATCGTCCGCAGGAGTGGGCAATGTACATGTCGCCAGATCGGGTTAAAGGAACGGTCAGTCCAGCATTTGGGTCGAGATCGCAAAATGTATTTCGCCCGAATCAGGTGTGGGAGATCGACTCGATGCGCGTTGATATCGAGTGTAAATCGGAACGTGCTGGTGAGATTCGACTGGATCGAGTATTTGTAATTGCCTGTATCGATATTTTTACCCGCCGAGTGATGCTGAAAGTGTCAGCCCAGAACAATGGTGAGGCTGTTTGTCTGTTAATTGCTCGGGCAATTTTGAAGTGGGGAGTGCCAGAACAGATCCGCACCGATTGTGGCAAGGAATATCTCAGCCGCCGCGTTCAAAGGTTTCTGGCTAATTTAGGAGTGGATACCGAAGATTTGCGCTGTTTACCTGGGCATCCCGAACAAAAGCCGTTTGTCGAACGGTTCAACCGGACTTTTCAACATCGGGATCTAGTTAAAAACCCCTTTTTTGTCGGTCACAGCGTTGCAGAACGTCAATCGTTACGTGCTTCATCCAATCGAAATTGTGCTGGAATCGAACTGGCGATGTCAGTTGAGGATTTTCAACGGTGGTGCGATCTCTGGCGGTTAGATTACGAGCAACGTCCACACGGACGAGCGGGGATTGGACTAGAGGGTAAATCTCCGCTGGAGGTTTTAGCGGCAGCGGTTGATGGTGGTTGGGTGCCACACCAGATCCACAATCCACGCGAGCTAGATTTTTTAATGATGACAGCACCAGGCAAGGAGGGGACGCGACAAGTTGGAAGGCAAGGTATCTCAGTTTGTGGTCGTCTGTACGTCGCGGCGGAACTCGCTGGTTGGATTGGCAAAACTGTCTATGTCTGCTTCGATCCACAACAGCCTCGTACTATCTATGTTTATGGTAGCGATCGACTGACTAAATTTGTTTGCCAAGCTGTGTGGCGGGAAGCCGCAGATATCGATCTGGCTGACATTGCCAATCGTGCCAGACATCTCTATGAAATCTTGCTGCGATCGGTGAGTCAGATTCGCAAGCGTGGTAAAACATTACTGCGTAAACTAGCCAGCGATCCTTATTTGCTAGTTGGTAAAACGGCTCAAGAACTGACAGAAGTTTTCAAATCTAAACTTCATGATTATCCAGCAATTCAAGCGATAACTGCTGCGATTACAGAGTCTGAAGCTCGCTCTGATGTAGAACCACCAACAATAGAACTAGAACGGTATCATCAAGAGCTAAAACGGCTAGAAGCAGAGTCCGAGCAACAGTTACTGCTGCAAGAACAACAACAATCGCGGCAATATCGGGTAGAAGAATTGATAAATCGTTGGCAACAGCAGCAAACTCGCCCAGTTTTGGAAACCAGTGAATTGGAATTGTTAATGCAACACTTATCCTTACCTGAAGGACGAGGTTTTCTGGCTGCTGTTACTAGTACAGAGCGGCGTAAATAG